The DNA region TGAACAGGCAGTTGCGTTTTTAAGCTCAGCAGAAACCTTGACTCTCGATGATCTAAAAGAATGGCAGGTAAATGAATTCCTTGTCGTTGCCCAAACGATCGACGGGGATTATATCGCAGGAACAAAAGATCAAACGTTTGTCATCCCTGTTTCATTATACAAATCTGATATCGAATCATTTGATTTGTTTCTGTCCGATTTTTTCATCGACTATTCTACTCAGAAGATTCATTCTTCTATATTGCCGACGTATCGTTGAAAAAAAGACAAACGTGTTTATTTAGAATTAGAAACCGAGATAAAACTGTTATCCAGTTTTATCTCGGTTTCTTGTTTTCCTTTCCCTACGATCGGTGAAGTTCTCACTATTAATGAAATCAAAAACATTAATAGCAAAATTGAAGTACAGTTGATCACCTTTTTCAAGTTTATCGTCACCTCCTCACTTTTTTATTTTAACAGCAAAAAAACTAGGTTAATTATAAAAATAGGGGATGCTGAAGGACGAAATTTGATGAAACTTTGTGAAAAAATCAATAGAAATTTATATATTATAAAAAAACAAAAGTTATCTTATTAGAGAACAGAACTCCTTGTATAACGCAAAAAAAGAGTGAAGCAAAAACTAAAAATCAGTTTTGCATCACTCTCTTTTTTCACAAAGTGTTACTTACGGTATCTTTCGACTCCATCTAAATAGGTCGCTGCTAGTTCCATCGTTGGTTCTAACACGATAAAGTCTGCATCTCGTCCTTTTGCAATCATTCCGCATTGATCATCGATCTTACAGCTGACTGCCGGCACTAATGTTGCCATCATGATTGCTTGTTCTGGTGTAGCAATTTCCCAGTTCACAACATTCTTGATTGCTTCTTTCAGCTTCAAGATACTTCCAGCTAAATTACCAGTTTCTAAACGGGCAGTTCCATCTTTAACTACAACTGGAAATTCACCTAAGTTATAATTACCGTCAGGCATACCACCAGCCATCATACAGTCTGTAATCAAAGCAACGTGATCATGCCCTGCTTTTTCCATCAAGATATCTGCTGCATTTGGATGTACATGATGCCCATCACAAATCAATTCAGAAAATACATGATTTAAGGACATCAACGCACCAACCATACCTGGTTCACGATGATTTAAGCCTCTCATCCCATTATACGCATGAACAAAAACACTAGCTCCAGCTTCAACAGCCTCTGTTGCTTGTTCCAGCGTCGCATCGCTGTGTCCTAAAGCAACAACAACGCCTTCATCTGTCACAGCTTTGACGAATTCCTTTACTCCCTTACGCTCAGGAGCAAGAGCGATCTTCTTGATCAATCCGCCGGAAGCTTCTTGCCATTCGTTGAAGGTATCTAAATCAGGATCACCAAAATAGCTAGGATTTTGCGCTCCTTTATGTTCTTCTGTAAAGAAAGGTCCTTCAAAATAGATTCCTTGTACTTTCGCACCAGGAACATCTTGATACACTTCTCCGATCGTTTGGGCTACATCTTTCAAGCGTTCTTTACTTGATGTCAGTGTTGTTGGTAAAAATGATGTTACGCCGCAAGACAATAAGCCTTCTGACATTACTTTCAAGCCTTCTGCATCATTGTCCATGACATCATGATTCATATACCCGTGAATATGTGTATCGACCAATCCGGGAGCGATCCATTTGCCTTCTTCTTTGATCACTTTTGCATCTGATTCTGGGACTTCCTTATAATAATCTCCAAAAATACCATCGGTAATTTCTAAATAGCCAGGTCCTTTTACATCGCTTTTCAAAAAGAACTTTTCAGCAAAGATAAACGTTCTCATCTTCATCCTTCTTTCTCATTTTTTTCTACTTTAAACGTACTCTTAAAATCAGTATAAGTCAAGAATGGTGTAGACCTTTTATAAAAAAACTTACGCTGTCTTCGTTAGATTTTAATTGTTTCGATGTGTCGGATTTGTTCAGATAGTGCCTCGTATTCTTTCGCTTTATCAATGATTCCTTTAGCCAGCATCAATTGACTCTTCAATTGAAATAGCTCACTTAAATAGTAATAGCTATTTCTATAGCGAGACCAGACGATTCCTTGATCGATATATATTTGAGCATCATCCAACCGTCCCTGATCCTTTAAGAATTTTGCGTAATTATAGAATATTTTTGTCAGTTCAGCATTTACCCGTTCATTTGGCAATTTATGAAAATAGTGAATGCTAAGCTTTAAATATTTTTCAGCTTCATTTATTTTACCAATACTGCCATAAGTACTGCCGATACAGCTGATCACCTGAATTTCAAAATCTGATAGATTGTCTTTATTTGATTGGTACGTATACGATAGCCCTTTTTTTAGATCGAATATCGCCTGTTCATAATTATTGTGGAGATAAAATTTACAACTACCTAAATAATAATAATAGCGCTGCCAATCTGTATCTAAATGAAGACGATCTTCGATTTTTGTCGCCTCCATGTAATCCATGATTTTACTGTATTCTTTATGACGAAAATAATCAGCGATTTTTTCAAACATTTGAGTCAGCAGCCGAACATCATCTGATTTAAACTGCATAATTTGATCGATCGTCACACCTAAGCGTTGACAAAGTTGCTGCATAACAACAACATTAGGCAATTCTTCGTTATTTTCGATTCTGCTTAATACGCTCTGTGAGCAAATATCTTCTGACAACATCTTTTGTGTTAATTTTCGATTCTTACGAATTTCTTTAATAACTGCTCCAAAAGAGTCCATTTCTTCACTCCTATGCCTATTTTAATTATCATAAACAATTAAAAATGCATCGTTTGATAAAAAAAAGAAAAATATGCGAATTCGCATTATGTATTTATTGTACTTTATTGCATAATATACTGCAAGAACATTACCTAACGCTAGACCAAGACGATTTAAAAATTTTACTTTGTAAATTAAGGAGTGTTTACTCATGGAGCAGGAGAAACGAATTAGCTTTAGCTGGGAAAAAAATAGTTATC from Enterococcus sp. 9D6_DIV0238 includes:
- the nagA gene encoding N-acetylglucosamine-6-phosphate deacetylase, with the translated sequence MRTFIFAEKFFLKSDVKGPGYLEITDGIFGDYYKEVPESDAKVIKEEGKWIAPGLVDTHIHGYMNHDVMDNDAEGLKVMSEGLLSCGVTSFLPTTLTSSKERLKDVAQTIGEVYQDVPGAKVQGIYFEGPFFTEEHKGAQNPSYFGDPDLDTFNEWQEASGGLIKKIALAPERKGVKEFVKAVTDEGVVVALGHSDATLEQATEAVEAGASVFVHAYNGMRGLNHREPGMVGALMSLNHVFSELICDGHHVHPNAADILMEKAGHDHVALITDCMMAGGMPDGNYNLGEFPVVVKDGTARLETGNLAGSILKLKEAIKNVVNWEIATPEQAIMMATLVPAVSCKIDDQCGMIAKGRDADFIVLEPTMELAATYLDGVERYRK
- a CDS encoding helix-turn-helix domain-containing protein, whose product is MDSFGAVIKEIRKNRKLTQKMLSEDICSQSVLSRIENNEELPNVVVMQQLCQRLGVTIDQIMQFKSDDVRLLTQMFEKIADYFRHKEYSKIMDYMEATKIEDRLHLDTDWQRYYYYLGSCKFYLHNNYEQAIFDLKKGLSYTYQSNKDNLSDFEIQVISCIGSTYGSIGKINEAEKYLKLSIHYFHKLPNERVNAELTKIFYNYAKFLKDQGRLDDAQIYIDQGIVWSRYRNSYYYLSELFQLKSQLMLAKGIIDKAKEYEALSEQIRHIETIKI